The following are encoded together in the Marmota flaviventris isolate mMarFla1 chromosome 18, mMarFla1.hap1, whole genome shotgun sequence genome:
- the LOC114100947 gene encoding insulin growth factor-like family member 4 has translation MVSVFIVQLLRSDAEGVTDTGPWLCQPALRCGDQPYNPLEQCCHNDTILPLNATQLCVPNCIFYPCFQHCCLESLGTQNQAVVTFKVPGMKPDCRSSPVSRICAQEHHPTSPQPDLTSSGPSWGVESGI, from the exons ATGG TTTCTGTCTTCATTGTTCAACTCCTGAGGTCAGACGCGGAAGGAGTCACAG ACACTGGCCCATGGCTGTGCCAGCCAGCACTGAGGTGTGGGGACCAGCCCTACAACCCCTTGGAGCAGTGCTGTCACAATGACACCATCCTGCCCCTGAATGCGACCCAGCTGTGTGTCCCCAACTGCATCTTCTATCCCTGCTTCCAGCACTGCTGCCTGGAGTCCCTGGGCACTCAGAACCAGGCAGTTGTGACATTCAAGGTCCCAGGCATGAAGCCTGACTGCAGGTCCTCCCCCGTCTCCAGGATTTGTGCCCAG GAACACCACCCGACCAGCCCTCAGCCAGATCTGACTTCATCTGGACCATCCTGGGGAGTGGAATCTGGTATCTAG